One genomic segment of Mesoterricola silvestris includes these proteins:
- the lpxC gene encoding UDP-3-O-acyl-N-acetylglucosamine deacetylase has translation MHRNRHAQTLRQPATLSGRGLHGDLPCTVVLRPAERASGITFLHTPSGVEIPARAEFVGDCSLATSLTRDGIRLQTVEHLLSALAGLGIDHVTVEVDGEELPILDGSAEPWVRLILEAGIRPMAIWPRALRILKPVEVRMGDKWMRVSPWNGLRLAYTIVYDNPYIGRQSRELTLTAEKYVRELGLARTFCLESDITFMRSRGLAKGGSLDNAVVFGAEGPLNESLRFEDEAVRHKMMDLVGDLVLLGAPLEGFVEAHCAGHAVHVALAKAILADPSAWTWADSEPETRPRKLFAQGLPAAHPIPA, from the coding sequence ATGCACCGGAATCGCCACGCCCAGACGCTTCGCCAGCCCGCCACCTTGTCGGGCCGGGGGCTCCACGGCGATCTTCCCTGCACCGTGGTGCTGCGGCCTGCCGAGCGGGCTTCCGGCATCACCTTCCTGCACACCCCCTCCGGCGTGGAGATCCCCGCCCGGGCCGAGTTCGTGGGGGACTGCAGCCTGGCCACCTCCCTGACCCGGGACGGCATCCGCCTCCAGACCGTGGAGCACCTGCTTTCCGCCCTGGCGGGCCTGGGCATCGACCACGTCACCGTCGAGGTGGACGGCGAAGAGCTCCCCATCCTGGACGGCAGCGCCGAGCCCTGGGTGCGCCTCATCCTGGAAGCCGGCATCCGCCCCATGGCCATCTGGCCCCGGGCCCTGCGGATCCTCAAGCCCGTGGAAGTGCGCATGGGCGACAAGTGGATGCGCGTATCCCCCTGGAACGGGCTGCGCCTGGCCTACACCATCGTCTACGACAACCCCTACATCGGGCGCCAGAGCCGGGAGCTGACCCTCACCGCCGAGAAGTACGTGCGCGAACTGGGCCTGGCCCGCACCTTCTGCCTGGAGAGCGACATCACCTTCATGCGTTCCCGGGGGCTCGCCAAGGGCGGCAGCCTGGACAACGCGGTGGTGTTCGGGGCCGAGGGCCCCCTCAACGAATCCCTGCGCTTCGAGGACGAAGCCGTGCGCCACAAGATGATGGACCTGGTGGGCGACCTGGTCCTCCTGGGCGCGCCCCTGGAAGGCTTCGTGGAGGCCCACTGCGCCGGCCACGCCGTGCACGTGGCGCTGGCCAAGGCCATCCTCGCCGATCCCTCCGCCTGGACCTGGGCGGATTCCGAGCCGGAAACCCGGCCCCGGAAGCTTTTTGCCCAGGGGCTCCCCGCCGCCCACCCCATCCCCGCCTGA
- a CDS encoding HAD family hydrolase, with amino-acid sequence MEVREAAALGAPRGGALAGVSLDAMLEALLRERTPQRVWVAESLCAAWGDRIRAAGAECRSLRLEGRDVLNTLMDASSQCGPQEQIWLNLDRSPALDHMDLLSLDAFLAYAATRPHPPLAVFLHDDAPGLPRTLRLAVDRHGIALLLREGPWGACALGKPEVLAALAGAAGGSLPGTFATATRGRQLLALDVDGVLIDPGRSFSEAVAAALAELAPNLPWDDDHFAAFKRVGGFNNDFRLTAGALALAEIGGLDGLRHATGKGFPHLEPRIRELEPRCREVVQKHYARTRRMERPMVTREDLDAFPGDLAIFTGRPPDELTLAFQVLGFRIPAVADSAPHLRKPRAEGLLQLADAFRSTRVVFVGDTCDDATALREARALCPGVEWVFAAVGPDRQWIAGEGDLQAPRLKDLLPALGPAR; translated from the coding sequence GTGGAGGTTCGGGAAGCGGCGGCGCTGGGCGCGCCCCGGGGCGGGGCCCTGGCGGGCGTCTCCCTGGATGCCATGCTCGAGGCCCTCCTGCGGGAAAGGACCCCCCAGCGGGTGTGGGTGGCCGAATCCCTCTGCGCCGCCTGGGGGGACCGGATCCGGGCCGCGGGCGCCGAATGCCGCTCCCTCCGGCTGGAAGGCCGGGACGTGCTGAACACCCTCATGGACGCCTCCTCCCAGTGCGGTCCCCAGGAACAGATATGGCTGAACCTGGATCGGAGTCCGGCCCTGGACCACATGGATCTGCTGAGCCTGGACGCTTTCCTGGCCTACGCCGCCACCCGGCCCCACCCCCCCCTGGCTGTCTTTCTGCACGATGACGCCCCGGGCCTGCCGCGCACCCTGCGCCTGGCGGTGGACCGGCACGGCATCGCCCTGCTGCTGCGGGAAGGCCCCTGGGGCGCCTGCGCCCTGGGCAAGCCGGAGGTGCTGGCGGCCCTGGCGGGCGCGGCGGGGGGTTCCCTCCCCGGGACCTTCGCCACCGCCACCCGGGGCCGCCAGCTCCTGGCCCTGGACGTGGACGGCGTGCTCATCGATCCGGGCCGTTCCTTTTCCGAGGCGGTGGCGGCCGCCCTGGCGGAGCTGGCCCCGAACCTCCCCTGGGACGACGACCACTTCGCCGCCTTCAAGCGGGTGGGGGGCTTCAACAACGATTTCCGCCTCACCGCCGGGGCCCTGGCCCTGGCCGAGATCGGGGGACTGGACGGGCTCCGGCACGCCACCGGCAAGGGCTTCCCCCACCTGGAACCCCGCATCCGGGAACTGGAGCCCCGGTGCCGGGAGGTGGTGCAGAAGCACTACGCCCGCACCCGGCGCATGGAGCGCCCCATGGTCACCCGGGAGGACCTGGACGCCTTCCCCGGCGATCTGGCCATCTTCACCGGGCGTCCCCCGGACGAGCTGACCCTGGCCTTCCAGGTGCTGGGTTTCCGCATCCCCGCCGTGGCCGACAGCGCTCCCCACCTGCGCAAGCCCCGGGCCGAGGGGCTCCTCCAGCTGGCCGACGCCTTCCGGTCCACCCGGGTGGTCTTCGTGGGGGACACCTGCGACGACGCCACGGCCCTGCGGGAGGCCCGGGCCCTGTGCCCCGGCGTGGAGTGGGTGTTCGCCGCCGTGGGCCCCGACCGCCAGTGGATCGCCGGGGAGGGCGACCTCCAGGCCCCCCGCCTCAAGGACCTCCTCCCCGCCCTGGGCCCGGCCCGGTGA
- the hisH gene encoding type 1 glutamine amidotransferase family protein (with HisF IGPS catalyzes the conversion of phosphoribulosyl-formimino-5-aminoimidazole-4-carboxamide ribonucleotide phosphate and glutamine to imidazole-glycerol phosphate, 5-aminoimidazol-4-carboxamide ribonucleotide, and glutamate in histidine biosynthesis; the HisH subunit provides the glutamine amidotransferase activity that produces the ammonia necessary to HisF for the synthesis of imidazole-glycerol phosphate and 5-aminoimidazol-4-carboxamide ribonucleotide), with product MITLLEPGAGTLHTLEGALDHLGFRHLRAPGPGAAAPAGPLVLLGSGPFDAACAALKASGWWYELPQMAAAGRPVLGIGLGLHLLAEGSEECPRGAGLGLIPGIVRSLGPGVKLPHEGWTVITRHRSHPAIPEARGAWMYFKHTHALEPGTLTFHTAVHGRPFSVLEMRGQTLGLQAHPEKSGSFGLAFLEKLLAGLGEYPAAPPGSN from the coding sequence GTGATCACCCTCCTGGAGCCCGGCGCCGGAACCCTGCACACCCTGGAGGGGGCCCTGGACCACCTGGGCTTCCGCCACCTGCGGGCCCCCGGCCCCGGGGCCGCGGCCCCCGCGGGCCCCCTGGTGCTCCTGGGTTCCGGCCCCTTCGACGCGGCCTGCGCCGCCCTGAAGGCCAGCGGCTGGTGGTACGAACTGCCCCAGATGGCCGCCGCGGGCCGGCCCGTCCTGGGCATCGGCCTGGGCCTCCACCTCCTGGCCGAAGGCAGCGAGGAATGCCCCCGGGGCGCCGGCCTGGGCCTCATCCCCGGCATCGTCCGGAGCCTGGGCCCCGGCGTCAAGCTCCCCCACGAGGGCTGGACGGTCATCACCCGGCACCGGTCCCACCCCGCCATCCCCGAAGCCCGGGGGGCCTGGATGTACTTCAAGCACACCCACGCCCTGGAACCCGGCACCCTCACCTTCCACACCGCCGTCCACGGCCGCCCCTTCTCGGTGCTGGAGATGCGCGGCCAGACCCTGGGCCTCCAGGCCCACCCGGAAAAGTCCGGGTCCTTCGGCCTGGCCTTCCTGGAAAAGCTCCTGGCCGGCCTGGGCGAATACCCCGCCGCCCCCCCGGGGTCGAACTGA
- a CDS encoding HisA/HisF-related TIM barrel protein, whose amino-acid sequence MDARRVVPTLLVQEGRVVDPADAADLGAPADWARRLELEGADGILFVERGRRLRRGWMLDVARTLFIPFALEASFADAGEIREALEDGADRVVLGDLEALEAARFGRARVTALLKAGGSTTLEDLRTLDGAGEILLDGEGPGMAGLCAGAAHLPTPILLRCADPARAAEALASGADGIAYPAGLMPPGAFKDLLGTAGIPLRR is encoded by the coding sequence ATGGACGCCCGGCGCGTGGTTCCCACGCTCCTCGTCCAGGAAGGCCGCGTGGTGGACCCCGCCGACGCCGCCGACCTGGGCGCCCCCGCGGACTGGGCCCGGCGCCTGGAACTGGAGGGCGCCGACGGCATCCTCTTCGTGGAACGGGGCCGGCGCCTCCGCCGGGGCTGGATGCTGGACGTGGCCCGGACCCTCTTCATCCCCTTCGCCCTGGAGGCGTCCTTCGCCGACGCCGGCGAGATCCGGGAGGCCCTGGAGGACGGGGCCGACCGGGTGGTGCTGGGGGACCTGGAAGCCCTGGAGGCGGCGCGCTTCGGCCGCGCCCGCGTCACCGCCCTCCTGAAGGCCGGCGGATCCACCACCCTGGAGGACCTGCGGACCCTGGACGGGGCAGGGGAGATCCTCCTGGACGGCGAGGGGCCGGGGATGGCCGGCCTTTGCGCCGGCGCGGCCCACCTGCCGACCCCCATCCTCCTGCGCTGCGCCGACCCCGCGCGGGCCGCGGAGGCCCTGGCCAGCGGGGCCGACGGCATCGCCTACCCCGCCGGGCTCATGCCGCCCGGGGCCTTCAAGGACCTTCTGGGCACCGCGGGAATCCCCCTCCGGCGGTAG
- a CDS encoding tartrate dehydrogenase: MSTTIRIASIPGDGIGKDVMVEGIRVLDAAATKFGFRMDWKHFDWSCEYYARHGAMMPADGIDQLRDFDSVYLGAVGFPGVPDHISLWGLLIPIRREFDQYANIRPVYLMPGVKSPLAGREPGSINMMIVRENTEGEYGTQGRFENRGTEDERVIGEATFTRKGVDRILRYAFEQAMTRGRHVTSATKSNGLAITMPYWDERFALMARNYPEVRTDQFHIDILTAQFVRNPDWFDVVVGSNLFGDILSDLAPACAGTIAIAPSANLNPERIHPSMFEPVHGSAPDIAGKGIANPVGQIWAGSMMLDHLGQPEAAAAIMRAIETVLAEGPRTPDVGGKATTVEMGKAIASAL, translated from the coding sequence ATGTCCACAACAATCCGCATCGCGTCCATCCCTGGGGACGGCATCGGCAAGGATGTCATGGTCGAGGGCATCCGGGTCCTGGACGCCGCCGCCACGAAGTTCGGTTTCCGCATGGACTGGAAGCACTTCGACTGGTCCTGCGAGTACTACGCCAGGCACGGCGCCATGATGCCCGCCGACGGCATCGACCAGCTGCGGGACTTCGATTCCGTGTACCTGGGCGCGGTGGGCTTTCCGGGGGTGCCCGACCACATCTCCCTGTGGGGGCTGCTCATCCCCATCCGCCGCGAATTCGATCAGTACGCCAACATCCGGCCCGTGTACCTCATGCCCGGGGTGAAGTCCCCCCTGGCGGGGCGGGAGCCCGGGAGCATCAACATGATGATCGTCCGGGAGAACACCGAAGGGGAGTACGGCACCCAGGGGCGCTTCGAGAACAGGGGCACCGAGGACGAGCGCGTCATCGGCGAGGCCACCTTCACCCGCAAGGGGGTGGACCGCATCCTGCGCTACGCCTTCGAGCAGGCCATGACCCGCGGCCGGCACGTGACCTCGGCCACCAAGTCCAACGGCCTGGCCATCACCATGCCCTACTGGGACGAGCGCTTCGCCCTCATGGCCCGGAACTACCCCGAAGTGCGCACGGACCAGTTCCACATCGATATCCTCACGGCCCAGTTCGTGCGCAACCCCGACTGGTTCGACGTGGTGGTGGGCTCCAATCTCTTCGGGGACATCCTCTCGGACCTGGCCCCGGCCTGCGCGGGCACCATCGCCATCGCCCCCTCGGCCAACCTGAACCCCGAGCGCATCCACCCCTCCATGTTCGAGCCCGTGCACGGCTCGGCCCCGGACATCGCCGGCAAGGGCATCGCCAACCCCGTGGGCCAGATCTGGGCCGGATCCATGATGCTGGACCACCTGGGCCAGCCCGAGGCCGCCGCGGCCATCATGCGCGCCATCGAGACCGTGCTGGCCGAAGGCCCCCGCACCCCCGACGTGGGCGGCAAGGCCACCACCGTGGAAATGGGCAAGGCCATCGCCAGCGCCCTCTGA
- a CDS encoding alpha/beta fold hydrolase has translation MIPIRASLLCLVAAFCCAEPPREPVYGPELEGFEYAFPVQRFAFTSQGEALRMAYLDVAPEKPNGRTVVLLHGKNFTAGTWEATIRVLAKAGYRVVAPDQIGFGKSTKPAHYQYSFQELARNTRALLASLGVKKAAFVAHSTGGMLAVRYALMFPAEVDQLVLVNPIGLEDWKAEGVPSLSVDQWYQRERGVTAQRIRAYEQATYYAGQWRPEFEAPVTMLAGLFRGPGRERVAWNSALIYDMIFTQPVFYEFGKVAVPTLLLIGQKDTTAIGKDAAPPEVAARIGHYPELGRRAAKLIPGARLVEFPALGHAPQYQDPEAFHRELLKGLAGVAFRPTHADAADPGR, from the coding sequence ATGATCCCAATTCGCGCGTCCCTGCTCTGCCTGGTTGCGGCTTTCTGCTGCGCGGAACCGCCCCGGGAGCCGGTGTACGGTCCGGAGCTGGAGGGCTTCGAGTACGCCTTCCCCGTCCAGCGCTTCGCCTTCACCAGCCAGGGCGAGGCCCTGCGCATGGCCTACCTGGACGTGGCCCCGGAAAAGCCCAATGGCCGCACCGTCGTCCTCCTCCACGGGAAGAACTTCACCGCCGGCACCTGGGAGGCCACCATCCGGGTCCTGGCCAAGGCCGGCTACCGGGTGGTGGCCCCCGACCAGATCGGCTTCGGGAAATCCACCAAGCCCGCCCACTACCAGTACAGCTTCCAGGAACTGGCCCGGAACACCCGGGCCCTCCTGGCCTCCCTGGGCGTGAAGAAGGCCGCCTTCGTGGCCCACTCCACCGGGGGCATGCTCGCGGTGCGCTACGCCCTGATGTTCCCCGCCGAGGTGGACCAGCTGGTGCTGGTGAACCCCATCGGCCTGGAGGACTGGAAGGCCGAAGGGGTCCCGTCCCTGTCCGTGGACCAGTGGTACCAGCGGGAACGGGGCGTCACCGCCCAGCGCATCCGCGCCTACGAGCAGGCCACCTACTACGCCGGCCAGTGGCGCCCCGAATTCGAGGCCCCCGTGACCATGCTGGCGGGCCTCTTCCGGGGCCCCGGCCGGGAACGGGTGGCCTGGAATTCCGCCCTGATCTACGACATGATCTTCACCCAGCCGGTGTTCTACGAATTCGGGAAGGTGGCGGTCCCCACGCTCCTCCTCATCGGCCAGAAGGACACCACCGCCATCGGCAAGGACGCCGCCCCCCCCGAGGTGGCCGCGCGCATCGGCCACTACCCCGAGCTGGGACGGCGCGCCGCGAAGCTGATCCCCGGAGCCCGGCTGGTGGAGTTCCCCGCCCTGGGCCACGCCCCCCAGTACCAGGACCCCGAGGCCTTCCACCGGGAACTGCTCAAGGGACTCGCCGGCGTCGCGTTCCGTCCCACCCACGCGGACGCCGCCGATCCCGGAAGGTAG
- a CDS encoding OsmC family protein, translated as MSTMQATHNGVSVDELTALMDKVKATPSMGKLQFRSKSKWINGAHSQSTFDSHFALGKEHKRATPIFLEGDEPATLLGTDVAANAAEAALHALTSCLNVTYAYNATAMGIDIHSLSFELEADTDLRGFMELDKKIRPGLSQIRVKVNLTCNGTPQQVKELHEAVARTSPLMDTFKNPVEIKMKY; from the coding sequence ATGAGCACGATGCAAGCGACCCACAACGGTGTTTCCGTGGACGAACTCACGGCCCTCATGGACAAGGTCAAGGCCACGCCCTCCATGGGCAAGCTGCAGTTCAGGTCCAAGTCGAAATGGATCAACGGCGCCCATTCCCAGAGCACCTTCGATTCGCACTTCGCGCTGGGGAAGGAACACAAGCGCGCCACCCCCATCTTCCTGGAGGGGGACGAGCCCGCCACCCTCCTGGGCACCGACGTGGCCGCCAACGCCGCCGAGGCCGCCCTGCACGCCCTCACCAGCTGCCTGAACGTCACCTACGCCTACAACGCAACGGCCATGGGCATCGACATCCACAGCCTCAGCTTCGAGCTGGAGGCCGATACCGACCTGCGGGGCTTCATGGAGCTGGACAAGAAGATCCGGCCGGGGCTTTCCCAGATCCGGGTGAAGGTGAACCTCACCTGCAACGGGACGCCGCAGCAGGTGAAGGAGCTCCACGAAGCCGTGGCGCGCACGTCGCCGCTCATGGATACCTTCAAGAACCCGGTGGAAATCAAAATGAAATACTAG